A single region of the Variovorax paradoxus genome encodes:
- a CDS encoding S41 family peptidase: MVEEGGRRGLPIFLPPTTTPPARGGNDDTIVASSTVAGLCAAPRTGTNPETGTAYPDNAGTLTDEKRWVRGWIDETYLWYGEVPTTLKAADYATPVAYFSVLKSPALTASGRAKDRFHYVYDTERYRQLSEAGVAPGYGMEFAFVRNSRPRDLRIAFTEPGSPAANAGIARGAKVLEVDGVDVIAGTNTTVINRGISPTTIGESHTFKLQEGSTTRTVTLSAASITRTPVQNVKTIDTGSGRVGYLLFNDHITTSEAQLIDAVNQMKAGSGIQDLVLDIRYNGGGQLNIASRLATMVSSPTATSGKTFERLVFNDKNPFHLTPAQTIIPFHARSRSGAELPRLGLSQVTVLVGPDTCSASESVINSLRGVDVQVNLVGGATCGKPYGFSPQDNCGTSYFAIQFQGVNAKNFGDYGDGFVPSCTVADDFDHALGDPAEARLAAALAMRNGGACPASASTKTLPGLEKSEAAAEQPYLLQRTPLREIRLLDAAPAPG; the protein is encoded by the coding sequence GTGGTGGAGGAGGGGGGGCGGCGGGGGCTGCCGATCTTCCTGCCGCCCACCACCACGCCGCCCGCCAGGGGCGGCAATGACGACACCATCGTTGCCTCGTCCACCGTGGCCGGCCTGTGCGCGGCGCCGCGCACAGGCACCAACCCCGAGACCGGCACCGCCTACCCTGACAACGCCGGCACCCTCACCGATGAAAAACGCTGGGTGCGCGGCTGGATCGACGAAACCTATCTTTGGTATGGCGAGGTGCCGACCACCCTGAAGGCCGCCGACTACGCCACGCCGGTCGCCTACTTCAGCGTGCTCAAGAGCCCGGCCCTCACAGCCTCGGGCCGCGCGAAGGACCGCTTTCACTATGTGTACGACACCGAGCGGTACCGGCAGCTTTCAGAGGCCGGCGTGGCGCCGGGCTACGGCATGGAGTTCGCCTTCGTGCGCAACTCGCGGCCGCGCGACCTGCGTATTGCGTTCACCGAACCCGGTTCGCCCGCGGCCAATGCCGGCATTGCGCGCGGCGCAAAGGTGCTCGAGGTCGACGGTGTCGACGTGATAGCAGGCACCAACACCACCGTCATCAACCGCGGCATCTCACCCACCACCATCGGCGAATCGCACACCTTCAAGCTGCAGGAAGGCAGCACCACGCGCACCGTGACGCTGTCGGCCGCGAGCATCACGCGCACGCCGGTGCAGAACGTGAAGACCATCGACACCGGCAGCGGCCGCGTGGGCTACCTGCTCTTCAACGACCACATCACGACCTCCGAGGCGCAGCTCATCGATGCGGTCAACCAGATGAAGGCCGGCAGCGGCATCCAGGACCTCGTGCTCGACATTCGCTACAACGGCGGCGGCCAGCTCAACATCGCGAGCCGGCTGGCCACCATGGTGTCTTCGCCCACCGCCACCTCGGGCAAGACCTTCGAGCGCCTTGTCTTCAACGACAAGAACCCGTTCCACCTGACCCCGGCGCAAACGATCATTCCTTTCCACGCCAGGAGCCGCTCGGGCGCCGAGCTCCCCAGGCTCGGCCTTTCGCAGGTGACGGTGCTCGTCGGCCCCGACACCTGCTCGGCGAGCGAATCGGTCATCAACAGCCTGCGCGGGGTCGACGTCCAGGTCAACCTCGTCGGCGGCGCCACCTGCGGCAAGCCCTACGGCTTCTCGCCGCAAGACAACTGCGGCACGAGCTACTTCGCCATCCAGTTCCAGGGCGTCAACGCCAAGAACTTCGGCGACTATGGCGACGGCTTCGTGCCCAGCTGTACCGTGGCCGACGATTTCGACCATGCCCTTGGCGACCCGGCGGAGGCTCGGCTGGCCGCCGCGCTGGCAATGCGCAACGGCGGCGCATGTCCCGCATCGGCTTCGACCAAGACCCTGCCGGGGCTCGAGAAGTCCGAAGCCGCCGCCGAGCAGCCCTACCTGCTCCAGCGCACGCCGCTGCGCGAAATCCGCCTGCTCGATGCCGCGCCCGCCCCGGGCTGA
- a CDS encoding nucleoside hydrolase: MKIRIQRRKWMAAALLATVLSACGGGGDNNGGIGLAPGYGAAPPPAQKIIIDSDYNTMSDDGQLGVMAAQLQASGKVQVMGISVVSGNQWLKQGVADALMSVERLGVGDRIGVYAGANYAFNHDYATIEAEMAAGAGGDGYLGAWSGPEPKTDADLKPSPDGFATRTVLQRKSAVDFIVDTVKANPNEITILAIGPLTNIALAVKQNPEIVPLIKKIIYMGGAIDVAGNTTKFAEFNWWFDPEAAQFVVRLPIPQVVVPLDVTDTVFLTKPIYDRIAHPAKPTAVTEVFRQLNGYGFSGTNGFENNPSYTQNIWDTLTLAYLIDPSYATQTVERYVDVVAQPGAAENGRSIGYSAQPAGPTLQKMTVVKKFDNARFFELYVDLLTRPVPITLPPAS; this comes from the coding sequence ATGAAGATTCGGATTCAGCGACGCAAATGGATGGCCGCGGCCCTTCTTGCCACGGTGCTGTCGGCCTGCGGCGGCGGCGGTGACAACAACGGCGGCATCGGGCTTGCCCCGGGGTACGGCGCAGCCCCGCCTCCCGCGCAGAAGATCATCATCGACAGCGACTACAACACCATGAGCGACGACGGCCAGCTCGGCGTCATGGCTGCCCAGCTGCAGGCCTCGGGCAAGGTGCAGGTCATGGGCATCAGCGTGGTCTCGGGCAACCAGTGGCTCAAGCAGGGCGTGGCCGATGCGCTGATGTCGGTGGAGCGCCTTGGCGTGGGCGACCGCATCGGCGTTTACGCCGGCGCGAACTACGCGTTCAACCACGACTACGCGACCATCGAAGCCGAAATGGCTGCTGGCGCCGGAGGCGACGGCTACCTGGGCGCATGGAGCGGCCCCGAGCCCAAGACCGATGCCGACCTGAAACCCTCGCCCGACGGATTTGCGACCCGCACCGTGCTGCAGCGCAAGAGCGCGGTCGACTTCATCGTCGATACGGTGAAGGCCAACCCCAACGAGATCACCATCCTCGCCATCGGCCCGCTCACCAACATTGCACTCGCGGTCAAGCAGAACCCCGAAATCGTGCCGCTCATCAAGAAGATCATCTACATGGGCGGCGCCATCGACGTGGCGGGCAACACCACCAAGTTTGCCGAGTTCAACTGGTGGTTCGACCCCGAGGCCGCGCAGTTCGTGGTGCGACTGCCGATTCCGCAGGTGGTGGTGCCGCTCGACGTGACCGACACCGTGTTTCTCACCAAGCCCATCTACGACCGCATCGCGCACCCGGCCAAGCCGACCGCCGTGACCGAGGTGTTCAGGCAGCTCAACGGCTACGGCTTCAGCGGCACCAACGGCTTCGAGAACAACCCCAGCTACACGCAGAACATCTGGGACACGCTCACGCTCGCCTACCTCATCGACCCGAGCTACGCCACGCAAACGGTGGAGCGCTATGTCGACGTGGTCGCCCAACCGGGCGCCGCCGAAAACGGCCGCTCCATCGGTTACAGCGCGCAGCCCGCGGGGCCCACGCTGCAGAAGATGACGGTGGTGAAGAAGTTCGACAACGCGCGCTTCTTCGAACTGTATGTGGACCTGCTCACGCGGCCGGTGCCGATCACGCTGCCGCCGGCCAGCTGA